In Macrobrachium nipponense isolate FS-2020 chromosome 15, ASM1510439v2, whole genome shotgun sequence, a single genomic region encodes these proteins:
- the LOC135195067 gene encoding transient receptor potential channel pyrexia-like isoform X2 produces the protein MPPIIRKNSFAATPSISTSPHMVEMSSTPTGVNMAYLNPSASTLFEGNATKDSQIIGIRNSMCAWDPDAANLLKIVDTENLKALQELLTSGVHINGHGGSFHETALHRAAQLGWAAGVNYLVSAGASVYAKNQFGQTPLHYAAKASKSTACIKLLLETGRPGVLDHRDMRGHTPLHDASASGCVPAINLLLKAGALVSARDGNGETPLHKAARARSVPSMVALLNAGGDLAAVDGNGESVLSYVLHHLPGTMDAVFDHCLVTNSPKTNAKTLEVTMNFLPLTGPYEKKQVQNLQTFVHQSHAKLLTHPLCEIFLHLKWMNVRKIFLIEVIFYLLYAVLTTVMIFNKFVRIPSKCNSADNNVTSGVFGFVCENGTNRDNESSIVDECQTCENSILYIKVLNGIVFTLTALILVQQLLSLLQNKLGWFRSLSGVLHVVITLLVLAVIPYPIPQIWQYHLASLLLLLMWTECMLLIGRFPSCGIYVVMFTRVAKVFLRIFAIYFCLLLAFSSAFYITMHCHNKVKSPDDEKTSSSSDQSKEEEDGENTIFSNPILTFIKTLTMMIGEVDFSDLNEGLSHLRVTGHVIFVLFVILVSIILSNLLVALAVNDVQGLRNSAHLERLIKQTELVFKMEKNFATASYIASHIKIPKFQVLLTKISHICKHDCKQTRVFMLPNSPKKGNRLFFVRDKTCTETSLPSHLLCNIMECLREPGGVRQGRQQGQHEDQTWQPYSSRRQ, from the exons ATGCCGCCGATAATACGCAAGAATTCCTTTGCTGCCACACCTTCAATTTCAACTTCACCACATATGGTAGAGATGTCCTCTACTCCTACAGGGGTCAATATGGCTTACTTAAATCCTTCGGCATCTACCTTATTTGAAGGGAATGCTACTAAAG ACTCACAAATAATTGGAATACGTAACTCCATGTGTGCCTGGGATCCAGATGCTGCTAATCTACTCAAGATTGTCGATACAGAGAATTTGAAGGCGCTCCAGGAACTACTAACTAGCGGGGTCCACATCAACGGCCATGGAGGCTCATTCCACGAGACTGCACTACATCGAGCTGCTCAGTTAGGCTGGGCTGCTGGAGTGAACTACTTGGTATCTGCTGGGGCTTCAGTCTATGCTAAGAACCAGTTTGGTCAGACACCATTACACTATGCAGCCAAGGCTTCAAAATCTACTGCATGCATCAAGTTGTTGTTGGAAACTGGTAGACCAGGGGTGCTAGACCACAGGGATATGCGTGGTCACACGCCCTTACACGATGCTTCTGCCTCTGGCTGTGTGCCAGCAATTAATCTATTGTTGAAGGCTGGTGCTCTAGTGAGTGCAAGAGATGGTAATGGAGAAACCCCACTGCATAAAGCAGCAAGGGCAAGATCTGTCCCATCAATGGTTGCTTTGCTTAATGCAGGAGGAGATTTAGCAGCAGTGGATGGCAACGGAGAGTCAGTACTGTCATATGTTCTACACCATCTTCCTGGCACAATGGATGCTGTGTTTGATCACTGCTTAGTCACAAACTCACCTAAAACCAATGCAAAAACTCTAGAAGTGACAATGAACTTTTTGCCACTGACAGGTCCTTATGAGAAAAAGCAGGTCCAGAATCTTCAAACTTTTGTTCACCAAAGTCATGCAAAGTTACTGACTCATCCTCTGTGCGAAATATTTCTCCACTTAAAGTGGATGAATGTTCGAAAGATTTTCCTTATTGAGGTCATTTTTTATTTGCTATATGCAGTGCTTACTACAGTAATGATATTTAATAAATTTGTGAGAATTCCCAGTAAATGTAACAGTGCAGACAATAATGTTACATCTGGCGTTTTTGGGTTTGTGTGTGAAAATGGTACAAACAGAGATAATGAGTCTAGTATTGTGGATGAATGCCAAACGTGTGAAAATAGTATTTTGTACATTAAAGTATTGAATGGAATCGTATTTACCTTGACTGCACTAATATTGGTACAGCAGTTACTCTCACTTCTTCAAAACAAGTTGGGCTGGTTTCGCTCACTCTCAGGAGTTCTGCATGTTGTGATAACACTTCTTGTTTTAGCTGTAATACCTTATCCTATCCCTCAAATATGGCAGTATCATCTGGCATCACTGCTGCTTCTTTTAATGTGGACAGAATGTATGCTGTTAATAGGTCGATTCCCTAGCTGTGGAATTTATGTCGTCATGTTCACTAGAGTTGCTAAAGTTTTCTTGAGGATATTTGCCATCTACTTTTGCCTTCTACTTGCATTTTCTTCAGCGTTCTATATCACAATGCACTGCCATAACAAAGTGAAATCACCAGATGATGAAAAAACTAGCAGCTCTTCCGATCaatccaaggaggaggaggatggcgaAAACACCATATTTTCCAACCCTATTCTAACATTCATCAAAACCCTCACCATGATGATTGGAGAAGTGGACTTCAGTGACCTTAATGAAGGACTGTCACATCTCCGGGTGACAGGTCACGTTATCTTTGTACTCTTTGTCATCCTTGTTTCCATCATCTTATCTAATCTGCTTGTTGCTCTGGCAGTCAACGATGTTCAG GGATTAAGGAACTCAGCCCACCTGGAGAGGCTGATCAAGCAGACTGAACTGGTGTTCAAGATGGAGAAGAACTTTGCCACAGCATCCTACATAGCTAGTCACATCAAGATTCCCAA ATTCCAGGTACTGCTCACGAAAATATCCCACATCTGCAAGCACGACTGTAAACAGACGAGGGTCTTCATGCTCCCGAACAGCCCCAAAAAG